Proteins encoded in a region of the Candidatus Moanabacter tarae genome:
- the mutX gene encoding 8-oxo-dGTP diphosphatase, whose product MVSLPYKISVLLYVRNTRGSFLLLKRRKQPNLGLWSGIGGKLEMDTGESPFECAIREAREEAGLILCEKDLHLFGMVAEKNYESANHWLMFLFDCKKRMVNLPRNIPEGDFDFHSPDAINHISVPETDRKALWPAYFKYRHRFVSIRADCSPDSDIRITIEEIY is encoded by the coding sequence ATGGTATCGCTCCCCTACAAAATTAGTGTCTTGCTATATGTTCGGAATACTAGAGGCAGTTTTCTTCTGCTGAAGAGACGAAAGCAGCCCAATCTTGGGCTTTGGAGCGGGATCGGAGGCAAACTTGAAATGGACACTGGAGAGAGTCCTTTTGAATGTGCCATCCGCGAGGCGCGGGAGGAGGCGGGACTGATCCTCTGTGAAAAAGATCTCCACCTCTTTGGCATGGTTGCGGAGAAAAACTACGAATCAGCCAACCACTGGTTGATGTTCCTCTTCGACTGCAAAAAGCGAATGGTTAACCTCCCAAGAAATATCCCAGAGGGGGATTTTGATTTCCATTCCCCTGATGCGATTAATCATATATCCGTACCTGAAACCGACCGCAAGGCGCTCTGGCCAGCCTACTTCAAATATCGGCACCGTTTCGTTTCCATACGAGCCGACTGCAGCCCTGATTCAGATATTCGGATTACAATCGAAGAGATCTATTAG
- the rpsA gene encoding 30S ribosomal protein S1 — protein sequence MEELLAESSFENLKEGAIVTGTITEIRDSDVVIDIGAKAEGEISASEFIDVGELQIGAEIEVFLEKLEDRDGNPILSYDKAEQKKNWEHILTKCEEGTVMSGRVKAKVKGGLIVNIGVDSFLPASQIDVQPPKNLDQYVGQTFDFKVLKINQDRRNIVVSRRELIEEQRQVKRRQLLEEVNPNDIRTGVVKNITDYGAFIDLDGLDGLLHITDMSWGRISHPSEMVTVGEEVNVMIIEVDQERERVSLGLKQTTPNPWEGIDSRYPVGVQVRGKVVNLVPYGAFVELEEGVEGLVHVTELSWTKRVNKPSEILNVGDEVEAVVLGIQKEEQKISLSVRQLEPNPWDMTKHNYPVGARVRGRIRNLTSYGAFVELEEGIDGMIHVSDMSWTRKVNHPSEIVKKGDEVDAIVLDVIPEDQRIALGMKQLAADPWSEIDTHYKIGDVVNGKIGKITSYGCFVELEHGIDGLVHISQISEERVEKVKDVLETGQEVTSRVIQIDRDERRIGLSIKAAHYDAEQLAAETAVYESIGREELTNLGDILDEATK from the coding sequence ATGGAGGAATTGCTCGCTGAGAGCAGCTTTGAAAATCTCAAAGAGGGTGCGATCGTAACAGGAACGATCACTGAGATCCGCGATAGCGATGTGGTGATTGATATTGGGGCCAAGGCCGAAGGCGAGATTTCCGCTTCTGAATTCATTGATGTGGGGGAGTTGCAGATTGGGGCCGAAATCGAAGTTTTCCTTGAAAAACTAGAGGATCGAGATGGTAATCCAATCCTTTCCTATGACAAAGCCGAACAGAAGAAAAACTGGGAGCATATCCTAACCAAGTGTGAAGAAGGAACGGTCATGTCGGGCCGTGTTAAGGCTAAAGTCAAGGGGGGGTTAATTGTCAATATTGGCGTTGATTCCTTTCTTCCTGCTTCACAGATCGATGTTCAACCTCCCAAGAATCTTGATCAATATGTAGGGCAGACATTCGACTTTAAGGTTCTAAAAATTAATCAGGATCGCCGGAATATTGTAGTATCCCGCCGTGAACTAATTGAAGAGCAGCGACAGGTAAAGCGGCGGCAACTCCTAGAAGAGGTGAATCCAAATGATATTCGAACAGGAGTGGTAAAGAACATCACTGACTACGGCGCTTTTATCGATCTCGACGGACTTGACGGCCTATTGCACATCACGGATATGAGCTGGGGCCGAATTTCACATCCAAGCGAAATGGTTACGGTGGGGGAAGAAGTCAATGTGATGATTATCGAAGTGGATCAGGAGCGAGAGCGCGTCTCGCTTGGGCTTAAACAGACGACGCCGAATCCTTGGGAAGGTATCGACAGCCGCTATCCAGTCGGCGTGCAAGTTCGGGGGAAAGTTGTAAACCTCGTGCCCTACGGTGCTTTCGTCGAGCTGGAGGAAGGTGTCGAGGGCTTAGTTCACGTCACTGAACTCTCCTGGACCAAACGAGTTAATAAGCCTAGCGAGATACTCAATGTGGGGGACGAAGTGGAAGCAGTTGTCTTGGGGATCCAAAAAGAGGAGCAAAAGATTTCGTTGAGTGTTCGTCAGCTGGAACCGAATCCATGGGACATGACGAAACACAATTACCCAGTTGGGGCCAGGGTGCGTGGAAGGATTCGTAATCTGACCAGTTACGGAGCCTTTGTTGAATTGGAAGAGGGGATCGACGGAATGATCCATGTTTCTGACATGTCATGGACTCGGAAGGTCAACCATCCGAGTGAAATCGTAAAGAAGGGGGATGAGGTCGATGCTATTGTGCTCGACGTTATTCCTGAAGATCAGCGCATTGCGCTGGGAATGAAGCAATTGGCGGCCGATCCTTGGAGCGAAATAGATACCCATTATAAGATTGGAGATGTGGTCAACGGGAAGATTGGTAAGATTACGTCCTACGGATGTTTTGTCGAATTGGAGCATGGAATTGATGGGCTCGTTCACATAAGCCAGATCAGCGAGGAGAGGGTAGAAAAGGTAAAGGACGTGCTCGAAACTGGGCAGGAAGTTACTTCTAGGGTGATTCAGATTGATCGCGATGAACGGCGCATAGGTCTTAGTATCAAGGCTGCTCACTATGACGCCGAGCAGCTGGCGGCTGAGACTGC
- the hisG gene encoding ATP phosphoribosyltransferase: MTEGQFRLKIGLPSGSLEKATLALFAKAGWKVSASARSYKPAIDDPELEGHFLRSQEISMNVEMGHFDCGLCGHDWIVENGSDVVEVCELPYSKASNRSSRWVLVVPESSGIRDIEDLKGKRIATELVGVTQRYLETKGIEAKVEFSWGATEGKVPDLVDAIVDITETGASIRANQLRIVETLLETSTRVIANRESWKDRKKRDKIETIALLLKAALEAEDKVGLKLNCRKSNLDSILKNLPALRNPTVNQLADPEWVALETIIDETIVREIIPVLKSNGAEGIIEYALNKVIY; this comes from the coding sequence ATGACTGAAGGACAATTTAGACTTAAGATAGGCTTGCCAAGTGGCAGCCTTGAAAAGGCAACCTTAGCCCTTTTTGCGAAAGCAGGCTGGAAAGTCTCAGCCAGCGCGCGCTCCTACAAACCAGCAATCGACGACCCCGAATTGGAAGGACATTTCCTGCGCTCCCAAGAGATCAGTATGAATGTTGAGATGGGGCATTTTGATTGCGGTCTTTGCGGACACGATTGGATTGTGGAAAATGGATCCGATGTGGTGGAGGTATGTGAGCTCCCGTACAGTAAAGCTTCGAATAGATCTTCAAGATGGGTGTTGGTAGTTCCTGAGTCATCGGGGATCCGTGATATTGAAGATCTAAAGGGAAAACGTATTGCTACAGAATTAGTTGGGGTCACGCAGCGGTATCTGGAAACCAAGGGAATTGAGGCAAAAGTCGAATTCTCTTGGGGCGCGACCGAGGGGAAAGTCCCTGATCTGGTGGATGCAATTGTAGATATTACCGAGACTGGGGCTTCAATTCGTGCAAATCAGCTGCGCATCGTGGAGACCCTGCTTGAGACAAGCACTAGGGTCATTGCGAACCGAGAGAGCTGGAAAGATCGGAAGAAGCGCGATAAGATCGAGACAATTGCCTTACTTCTAAAGGCAGCTTTGGAAGCCGAGGACAAGGTCGGGTTGAAGCTGAACTGTCGAAAAAGCAACCTTGATAGTATTTTAAAAAACCTGCCCGCTTTGCGTAACCCTACGGTGAATCAGCTAGCGGATCCAGAATGGGTGGCACTGGAAACGATTATCGACGAGACAATAGTACGGGAAATCATTCCGGTTCTGAAATCCAACGGGGCGGAGGGGATTATCGAGTACGCATTGAATAAAGTTATCTACTAG